From Loxodonta africana isolate mLoxAfr1 chromosome 2, mLoxAfr1.hap2, whole genome shotgun sequence, the proteins below share one genomic window:
- the ZMAT2 gene encoding zinc finger matrin-type protein 2 has product MASGSGTKNLDFRRKWDKDEYEKLAEKRLTEEREKKDGKPVQPVKRELLRHRDYKVDLESKLGKTIVITKTTPQSEMGGYYCNVCDCVVKDSINFLDHINGKKHQRNLGMSMRVERSTLDQVKKRFEVNKKKMEEKQKDYDFEERMKELREEEEKAKAYKKEKQKEKKRRAEEDLTFEEDDEMAAVMGFSGFGSTKKSY; this is encoded by the exons ACGAAAAACTTGGACTTTCGCCGAAAGTGGGACAAAGATGAATATGAGAAGCTCGCCGAGAAGAGGCTCacggaagagagagaaaagaaggatg GAAAACCAGTGCAGCCCGTCAAGCGGGAGCTTCTGCGGCACAGGGACTACAAGGTGGACCTGGAATCTAAGCTTGGAAAGACAATTGTCATTACCAAGACCACCCCGCAATCTGAGATGGGAGG ATATTACTGCAATGTCTGCGACTGTGTGGTGAAGGACTCCATCAACTTCCTGGATCACATTAATGGAAAGAAAC ATCAGCGAAACCTTGGCATGTCTATGCGTGTGGAACGTTCCACCTTGGATCAGGTGAAGAAACGCTTTGAAGTCAacaagaagaagatggaagagaagcagaaggatTATGATTTTGAGGAAAGGATGAAGGAGCTCAGAGAAGAG gaGGAGAAGGCCAAAGCCTAcaagaaagagaaacagaaggagaagaaaaggagGGCTGAGGAGGACTTGACATTTGAGGAGGATGATGAGATGGCAGCTGTGATGGGCTTCTCTGGCTTTGGTTCTACCAAGAAGAGTTACTGA